Proteins from a genomic interval of Plasmodium reichenowi strain SY57 chromosome 13, whole genome shotgun sequence:
- a CDS encoding hypothetical protein (conserved Plasmodium protein, unknown function) produces the protein MQNSVNKKIRMKLNGVDKRSSINIITNDIASQLNKKTISNNNNNNIKINISNNDNIHKITNDNKNDVQTSNVRKRHSVDTIYNLKNLSKNIKINIGSCSNNHKTLTINNINSVEKKNIEKNVNNDNIMKDNNNIYDNNYEKNEKNIKEIDNYQKTDSVVKSDISLKNDLNRKSNTSQKSDISISSEINKSGSTSRININSMNNVTHTNRKSTSDLLNDLTNKNSTNYIHNNNNNNNNNNSSSSVMNGDKNNYNFIQRNKELLKNNLKIFFKNENIPFSFLYHKVLTILKSHYNNHVSNNPTTANKGISFYHMENMLINLGFKGVDINNHLLLSYLASSKQIKVDMNEKRLCYMNPYIDITNMNALLNKINKQGFLYGYEINDDLINTNKEVYKWINILLYEKKVRCIRTNNSHLRGKLKCKNIPNVCDIYAKNKCDNCFYNLKGYLFFPLSYEHIEKERYSITNDMKMLWDEISLPSLDNILKEYKLKSTNNVFMNENLPKKKNKDDKLSPILKKMKRIYNTHLFTADEIKNEFIHKK, from the coding sequence atgcAAAACTctgtaaataaaaaaataagaatgaAGTTAAATGGCGTCGATAAAAGGAGTAgcataaatattataactAATGATATAGCATCCcaattaaataaaaaaacaataagtaataataataataataatataaaaatcaatataagtaataatgataatatcCATAAAATTACGAATGATAATAAGAATGACGTACAAACTAGTAATGTCAGAAAAAGACATTCAGTAgatacaatatataatttaaaaaatttaagtaaaaatataaaaataaatataggTAGCTGTTCAAATAACCATAAAACCTTAacaattaataatattaacagtgtagaaaaaaagaatatcgaaaagaatgtaaataatgataatattatgaaagataataataatatatatgataataattatgaaaaaaatgaaaaaaatataaaagaaattgaTAATTATCAAAAAACTGATAGCGTTGTAAAAAGCGATATaagtttaaaaaatgaCTTGAACAGAAAAAGTAACACAAGTCAAAAAAGTGATATTAGTATATCAAgtgaaataaataaaagtgGTAGTACTAGCcgtataaatataaatagtaTGAATAATGTAACCCATACAAATAGGAAGAGTACAAGTGATTTATTGAATGAtttaacaaataaaaacagcacaaattatattcacaataataataataataataataataataatagcAGTAGTAGTGTTATGAATGgagataaaaataattataattttatacaaagaaataaagaacttttaaaaaataatttgaaaatattttttaaaaatgaaaatattcctttttcatttctttatcataaagtattaacaatattaaagtcacattataataatcatgTTAGTAATAATCCTACAACAGCTAATAAAGGTATATCATTTTATCATATGgaaaatatgttaataaatttaGGTTTTAAAGGAGTCGATATTAAtaatcatttattattaagtTATTTAGCTTCCTcaaaacaaataaaagTTGATATGAATGAAAAAAGACTATGTTATATGAATCCATATATTGATATTACAAATATGAATgctttattaaataaaattaataaacaaggatttttatatggatatgaaattaatgatgatttaataaatacTAATAAAGAAGTTTATAAAtggataaatatattattatatgaaaaaaaagtaagATGTATAAGAACTAATAATAGTCATTTAAGAGGAAAACTcaaatgtaaaaatataccaAATGTATGTGATATATATgcaaaaaataaatgtgaTAACTGTTTCTATAATCTAAAAGGATATCTTTTCTTCCCACTATCCTATGAACatatagaaaaagaaagataTTCAATTACAAATGATATGAAAATGTTATGGGATGAAATCTCGCTACCTTCACTTGATAATATcttaaaagaatataaattaaaatcaacaaataatgtttttatgaatgaaaatttaccaaagaagaaaaataaagatgataaattatcacctattcttaaaaaaatgaagagaatatataatacacaCTTATTCACTGCAgatgaaattaaaaatgagTTTATCcacaaaaaataa
- a CDS encoding syntaxin, Qa-SNARE family, with product MDRYDDFIKLCEKFNKNGNKFVDKKEEKRNVKDEFFITSSKVYTKLFSACEYIDNNTLKEYGLFLNSTSCSSIYLSKNKPKGKNKDHLLFLINNISQDIKNLEPQLQIHNDILNCLNNLLSIFVDIINKYDNNLSNYNLKLNTYTTFYFYDVKSLKCNFDFLNKLNTQIYGSHVYINKYKDNNSELHSSLQRGKHIKVNKKDENSFFIQDGDMISPGLNEDTHVHMNDMVVSQINVTSNYTNDDINMYDNNNNNNYYYVNNSTSGKDINFPTHLNNNDNIKIHKSNLRKRRDLNNNNNIKNKQVHFNTYNYLDEENNPGELHNNNIFYQNSLLNNNQKLEFKKYVDLFEKEENTYIIETKKKIAKISNLMNIFVNKIYEQNENLKMIETIIEESIDNVSQGNNYLTKIKNKKNINSLIFFFLICTSIFLFIIDFFK from the coding sequence ATGGATCGTTATGATGATTTTATAAAACTGTGtgaaaaatttaataagaATGGGAATAAATTTGTGGacaaaaaagaagaaaagaGAAATGTGAAGGATGAGTTTTTTATCACAAGTAGTAAGGTATATACAAAACTATTTAGTGCATGTgaatatattgataataatacattGAAAGAATATGGATTATTTTTGAATAGTACTTCATGTTCTTCAATTTATTTAAGTAAGAATAAGCctaaaggaaaaaataaagatcatttattatttttgataaataatatatcacaagatattaaaaatttagaACCTCAACTTCAAATACATAATGATATCTTAAATtgtttaaataatttattaagtATATTTGTTgacataataaataaatatgataataatttaagtaattataatttaaaattaaatacatatactactttttatttttatgatgTTAAAAGTTTAAAGTGTAATTTTGATTTTCTTAACAAATTAAATACACAAATATATGGTTCtcatgtatatataaataaatacaaagataataattcaGAATTACATTCATCTCTTCAAAGAGGGAAACATATAAAggttaataaaaaagatgaaaattcttttttcataCAGGATGGAGATATGATCTCTCCAGGTTTAAACGAGGACACACATGTTCATATGAATGATATGGTTGTTTCGCAAATTAATGTAACAAGTAATTATACaaatgatgatattaatatgtatgataataataataataataattattattatgtaaataattcAACAAGTGGGAAAGATATAAATTTCCCTACACATCTTaacaataatgataatattaaaattcATAAAAGTAATTTAAGAAAACGAAGAGAtctaaataataataataatataaagaataaacAGGTTCATTTTAACACGTACAATTATCtagatgaagaaaataatcCAGGTGaattacataataataatattttttatcaaaataGTTTATTAAACAATAATCAAAAGCTggaatttaaaaaatatgtagatctatttgaaaaagaagaaaatacTTATATAATAGAAACTAAGAAGAAAATAGCAAAAATTAGTAATctaatgaatatttttgttaataaaatatatgaacaaaatgaaaatttaaaaatgatagAAACCATTATAGAAGAAAGTATTGATAATGTATCTCAAggaaataattatttgacaaaaattaagaataaaaaaaatattaattctcttatttttttttttctcatatGTACTTCAATCtttttattcattattgatttttttaaataa
- a CDS encoding putative membrane protein (conserved Plasmodium membrane protein, unknown function), whose translation MVSHFEYSEKYFYKKYNKLKDLKNVKTKDLVTRYLLFFVFFVDKIIEKNEDENKELQKQNEEKRKELIKQNVLNIKNKLKEKQENEYNLQEETIFNEICYDNILVDEKNKNNHMNYITKHLKNNNLNDGNYKNYEKSKTNYNDKEKNKSCNFSSICNDLTCAFYICIILFVENLKHDQKNVDYKKSVHENISSQKSPDEKDNNIETIPFMKINENKNNFIKNVIMDNTNDLSFNLIFDIHLLYISLCFYYIYLLNDDIYYLQFSLLLFLMLFTHFKNKEIIHFIYFKKEKKEKEEKKEKCYITYEISVSKFLYNICKNLGVYYKEKENDIYMSIFFLTYSFVFLKYTKMKDNKKKNITNNKILMNEIIIVQHMYEIFLDINFFSTSTFFILRTIELHLQLLKNYIDDIKLEEQGGKEKIKXXXXKKKKKKKNHEKESIKRDDTPIYKESEHVHILSNEKDEKFTKLETNNNDNMNNTNDNMFNTNDNMFNTNNNMFNTNDNMNNTNDNMFNPNDNINNSDISFCCERTKNNLSINEKVNRIVNMFCSLYNNINECGYIFLDVHLLSIYEYLLWVCFYIVKDVYRLCCCLKKEKEKRKILEYKYMTYRNLLEVYIIYLKYNYLNYSQVNYSVNIYKNIDDNIYTKHDKMKNIFGILKNKYNSSKEKEINHMKICEEEKEINHMKIGEEEKEINHKKIGEEEKEINHMKIGEEEKEINHMKICEEEKEINHMKIGEEEEKNENDYNFLINGLHKKVEEQIEDQIFIYDCKNNTQKDITIILNNVINISEIIYTSYDTCKSLFEKKKKKNICTFENKINIYDKNIIYDFIYDNILKDKNYPRFYNEEEEEENEKNEINEKNEKNNTFMVNTFYENMSFFKFFEIKFKEDNQIVKNIIHIIHKKTNKIIIINIDTTYFEEFVNIFQFDSVPFIHFNFYICNFYSSPYHEEALKKIKKIYKMFCKHRDNEEYVYLLQDEKLIKENMEKEDKNNKHKMDKITELKINDEIDKLYTTEEEKKKKKNILEYKHRIHYLCYNYNEILYLFEKMKKYKKKSLEYFSLFKQTTLHLDILINSMQSYFYFNFFTKTFDIYLQNYMEIINSLSHPLKYLQNDQYVSYKREIALKCALLLKDIFICKKFNTFNENIYLNEKMKNIQTNTNIKTNTNIKTNTNIKTNTNIKTYTNIKTYTNIQTNTNIQTNTNIQINGDFDDNIRGPLTNEQKHIILQIVQFYFSFLSTYCKKENDMINKKLIFQNNEEKQYYFDIYFYVCKTLSTVEDRFFISQAIQHYQYILNYSLKNKMYEDESYNEYMKSFANKSIYSLTFKMKEMT comes from the coding sequence atGGTTAGCCATTTTGAATATAgtgaaaaatatttttataaaaaatataataaactAAAAGATTTGAAAAACGTTAAGACAAAAGATTTAGTTACACgttatttattattcttcgttttttttgttgataaaattattgaaaaaaatgaggacgaaaataaagaactacaaaaacaaaatgaagagaaaagaaaagaattaataaaacaaaatgtCTTAAACataaagaataaattaaaagaaaaacaagaaaatgaatataatttacAAGAAGAAACTATTTTTAATGAAATATgttatgataatattttggttgatgaaaaaaataaaaataatcatatgaattatataacaaaacatttaaaaaataataatttaaatgatggaaattataaaaattatgaaaaaagtaaaacaaattataatgataaggaaaaaaataaatcttGTAACTTTTCAAGTATTTGTAATGATTTAACTTGTGccttttatatatgtataatattatttgttgaaaatttaaaacatgatcaaaaaaatgtggattataaaaaaagtgtACATGAAAATATCTCTTCTCAAAAATCACCAgatgaaaaagataataatattgaaacTATTCcttttatgaaaataaatgaaaataagaacaattttataaaaaatgtcATTATGgataatacaaatgatTTGTCATTCaatttaatttttgatatacatttattatatatttcgttatgcttttattatatatatttattaaatgatgatatatattatttacaattcagcttattattatttttgatGCTTTTTAcacattttaaaaataaagaaattattcattttatatattttaagaaagaaaagaaagaaaaagaagaaaagaaagaaaaatgttATATCACCTATGAAATATCAGtatcaaaatttttatataatatttgtaaaaaCTTAGGTGTctattataaagaaaaagaaaacgatatttatatgagcatattttttttaacatacagctttgtttttttaaaatatacaaaaatgaaagacaataaaaaaaagaatattaccaataacaaaatattaatgaatgaaattattatcGTTCAGCATATgtatgaaatatttttagaTATAAACTTTTTTTCGACATCTACTTTTTTTATCCTGAGAACGATAGAACTTCACCTGCAActtttgaaaaattatatagaCGATATAAAATTAGAAGAACAAGGAGGAAAAGAGAAAATAAAGNNNNNNNNNNNaaaaaaaaaaaaaaaaaaaaaaaatcacGAAAAGGAAAGTATTAAGAGGGATGATACacctatatataaagaatcggaacatgttcatatattatcaaatgaaaaggacgaaaaatttacaaaattggaaaccaataataatgataatatgaacaatacaaatgataatatgtttaatacaaatgataatatgtttaatacaaataataatatgtttaatacaaatgacaatatgaacaatacaaatgataatatgtttaatCCAAATGACAATATAAACAATAGTgatatttctttttgttgTGAGAGAACAAAGAATAACCTGTCGATTAATGAAAAAGTTAATAGAATCGTCAACATGTTTTGTTCACTTTACAACAATATAAACGAGTGCGGttacatatttttagaTGTTCATTTGTTATctatatatgaatatttattatgggtgtgtttttatattgtgAAAGATGTATACAGATTGTGTTgttgtttaaaaaaagaaaaagagaaaagaaaaatattagaatataaatatatgacATATAGAAATTTGTTAGaagtttatattatatatttaaaatataattatttgaattattCACAAGTAAATTATAgtgtaaatatatataaaaatatagatgataatatttatacaaaaCATGATaagatgaaaaatatatttggcatattgaaaaataaatataattcttctaaggaaaaagaaataaaccatatgaaaatatgtgaagaagaaaaagaaataaaccatatgaaaataggtgaagaagaaaaagaaataaacCATAAGAAAATAGgtgaagaagaaaaagaaataaaccatatgaaaataggtgaagaagaaaaagaaataaaccatatgaaaatatgtgaagaagaaaaagaaataaatcACATGAAAATAGgtgaagaagaagaaaaaaatgaaaatgattataatttcTTAATAAATGGGTTACATAAGAAAGTCGAGGAACAGATAGAAGAtcaaatttttatttatgattgtaaaaataatacacaaaaagatattacaattattttgaataatgtaataaatattagtgaaataatatatacttcATATGATACTTGCAAATcattatttgaaaaaaaaaaaaaaaaaaacatatgtacatttgaaaataaaataaacatatatgataaaaatataatatatgattttatatatgataatatattaaaagataaaaattatccacgtttttataatgaagaagaagaagaagaaaatgaaaaaaatgaaataaatgaaaaaaatgaaaaaaataacacTTTTATGGTTAACACcttttatgaaaatatgtctttttttaaattctttGAAATCAAATTTAAAGAAGATAATCAAAtagtaaaaaatattattcatataatacataaaaaaacgaataagataataataataaatatagataCCACTTATTTTGAAGAATTTGTTAACATTTTTCAGTTTGATAGTGTACcttttatacattttaatttttatatttgtaacTTTTATTCATCACCGTATCATGAGGAAgctttaaaaaaaataaagaaaatttataaaatgttttgTAAACACAGAGATAATGAAGAATATGTTTATTTGCTTCAAGATGAAAAACtcataaaagaaaatatggaaaaggaagacaaaaataataaacacAAAATGGATAAAATAAcagaattaaaaataaatgatgaaattgacaaattatatacaacagaagaagaaaaaaaaaaaaaaaaaaatatattagaGTATAAACATAGGATACATTATTTgtgttataattataatgaaatattatatctatttgaaaaaatgaaaaaatataaaaaaaaaagtttagaatatttttctttatttaaacAAACAACATTACATTTggatattttaataaatagtatgcaatcatatttttactttaatttttttactaaaacttttgatatatatttacaaaattatatggAAATAATTAATTCTTTAAGTCATcctttaaaatatttacaaaatgaTCAGTACGTATCATATAAAAGAGAAATTGCTTTAAAATGTGCTCTTCTTTTAAAggatatttttatatgtaaaaagTTCAACACgtttaatgaaaatatatatttaaacgaaaaaatgaaaaatatacaaacaaatacaaatataaaaacaaatacaaatataaaaacaaatacaaatataaaaacaaatacaaatataaaaacatatacaaatataaaaacatatacaAACATACAAACAAATACAAACATACAAACAAATACAAACATACAAATAAACGGCGACtttgatgataatattagGGGCCCTTTAACTAATGAGcaaaaacatataatattacaaatagtacaattttacttttcttttttaagtacatattgtaaaaaagaaaatgatatgATCAATAAAAAActaatttttcaaaataatgaagaaaaacaatattattttgatatatatttttatgtatgtaAAACTTTATCAACAGTTGAAGATcgattttttatttctcAAGCTATTCAACATTACcagtatatattaaattattctttgaaaaataaaatgtatgaAGATGAAtcatataatgaatatatgaAATCATTTGCTAACAAGTCCATATATTCCTTGACCTTCAAAATGAAGGAAAtgacataa